The Achromobacter spanius genome includes the window ACGCATAGCGTTCCGGAATCGACTCGTGATCGGAAAAAGACAAACTCGAAAGTTCCATGTCGTGCTCCTTGAATGCCGCAAGGGCGTACCAGCCCTTGTCCGTTTGCTCAGCGTATCAAAACTTCGCAATCATGGGTTCAAGTTAACACGCGCGAACTTGCGCTTGCCCACCTGCACCACGTAAGTTCCAGCCGGCAATTGCAACGATTTATCTTCGACCCGATCGCCGTTGACGCGCACGCCGCCCTGCTCCACATTGCGTTGGGCTTCCGAGCCGGAGGCCACCAGGCCCGCCTCGCGCAGCAGCTTCAGAATGCCCACAGGCGCGCCGCCAATGTTCACTTCGGGCATGTCTTCAGGAATGGCGCCGTCACGGAAGCGTGCCTCGAAAGAGGCCAGCGCGTCGTCCGCCGCCTTGGCGGAATGGAAGCGGGTGATGATTTCCTGAGCCAGCATGACTTTCGCATCGCGGGGGTTGCGGCCGCCATCCGTCTCTTGCTTGAGGGCGGCGATATCTTCCAGCGAACGGAAGGACAGCAGTTCGAAGTACCGCCACATCAGCGTGTCGGAAATCGACATGAGCTTGCCGAACATCGAGTCGGGCGACTCCGAAATACCGATGTAGTTGCCCTTGGACTTGGACATTTTCTCGACGCCGTCCGTACCCACCAGCAGCGGCATCGTCAATATGCACTGGGGCTCCTGGCCATATTCCTTTTGCAGCTCGCGCCCGACCAGCAGGTTGAATTTCTGATCGGTGCCCCCCAGCTCCAGATCGGACTTCAGCGCCACGGAGTCATAGCCCTGCATCAAGGGATACAGGAATTCGTGCACCGAAATCGGGATGCCGCCCTTGAACCGCTTGGTGAAGTCTTCACGTTCCATCATGCGCGCCACCGTATAGCGCGAGGCCAACTGGATCATGCCGCGCGCGCCCAGGGGATCGCACCATTCGGAGTTGTAACGGATCTCGGTGCGTGCCGGATCCAGCACCAGGCTGGCTTGCGCGTAGTAGGTCTTGGCGTTGGACTCGATCTGTTCGCGGGTCAGCGGCGGGCGGGTGCTGTTGCGGCCGCTGGGGTCGCCAATGGTGGAGGTGAAGTCACCAATCAGGAAAATGACGTTATGCCCCAGATCCTGCAATTGGCGCATCTTGTTCAGCACCACCGTATGGCCCAGGTGAATGTCCGGCGCGGTGGGGTCCAGCCCCAGCTTGATGCGCAGCGGCACGCCGGTCGCGCGGCTCTTGGCCAGCTTGCGAGCAAACTCGGATTCAACCAGCAATTCGTCGCAGCCGCGCTTGGCTATACGCAGATCGGCTTCGACTTCAGGAGAAATAGGGGCTTCAGAGGGAGACATGGCAGGGGGACCAAAGCGGCTTCAGCCGACAAAAAGGTGTAAAAAGTGACGAAAACTATCGAAAATTCTAGCCGAATCAGCTAGGATACCGCCCAATCATACGCAACTGCCATCTATACGCAGTTGCGGTTCAGCCTACCACCCGTTGTTCACAAGATGCGCCTAGCGCCAGCCCTTGCCCCGGATATCGGGCGCGCGGGGGCCGATCGTGTTACGCACCCTGCGAGCCCAGCCACCTGAGAGGGTTACTTCACGATGAATCGTGGCCTCCACGAACTGGCGAGTAGCATCAAGCGCAAAGTTGCTGCCCTGTTTGCGCCCGTTGAGCCCAAGCCCCATCGCTCGGGACTTTTCCGCCGCACTCTTCTCGTCACCGCAATTGGTTTGTTTGCCGGCGCCGCCGCCTTGGGCATGGTGCAGCAACCCGACCGCTCCGAACTCCCCCCGTCCCGCATTATCCAGAGCATTCTGCCGCTGACCGCCGAGCAAGTCGAAGTCAGCACGCCGAGCGCCGCCCCGTACATCAGCGAAACGCGCATCCGCCCTGGCGACACGCTCTCGGCGGTGCTGCAACGGCTGGAGCTGGACGCGCCCAACCTGCAAAGCTTCCTGACGCACGACGCCAGCGCCCGCAGCATCTACAAGCTTTATCCGGGGCGCTCGGTACAGGCCGCCACGGACGAACAGGGCAATCTGGTCTGGCTGCGTTACATCCACACGCCCGGCAACGAGTCTGACGGCCAGGTCGTGACGCGCATGCTGCATGTTGCCCCGTCGGGCGATAGCTACAAGGCCGAGGAAGTCACCGAAAGCACCGACCGCCAAACCCGGGTGGCCGTGGGCACGATCAAGTCGTCGCTCTTCGGCGCCACTGACGGCGCCGGCATCCCGGATTCGGTCACCATGCAGATGGCCGACATTCTCAGCGCCAAGATCGACTTCCTGCGCGACCTGCGCCAAGGCGACCAATTCCGCGTGGTGTATGAAGTCCGTTCGCACGACGGCCGCTACGCCGGCGCGGGCCGCGTTCTGGCCCTGGAATTCATCAACGGCGGCAAGACCTATAACGCCGTGTGGTTCAGCCCGGACGAAAAGTCGGGCTCGTATTACGACTTTGACGGCACCAGCCTGCGCGGGGCCTTCCTGCGCACCGCGCTGAAGTTCAGCCGCATCAGCTCCACGTTCGGCATGCGCATGCACCCGATCCACAAAACCTGGACGGGCCACAAGGGCGTGGACTACGCCGCGCCTTCGGGCACGCCGATTCACGCCACGGCCGACGGCACGGTTGAGTTCTCGGGCTGGCAGAACGGCTACGGCAACGTGGTCATCGTGAAGCATCACGGCCAGTATTCGACGCTGTACGCTCACCAGAGCCGCATCGCCGCCGGCATCACCAAGGGTTCCAAGATCTCGCAAGGCCAGTTGTTGGGCTATGTGGGATCCACGGGCTGGGCCACCGGCCCGCACCTGCATTACGAGTTCCGCGTCAACAATGTGCCCATCGATCCCCTGTCGGTCGACCTGCCTGTTGCCCGCGCCCTGGAACCGGCGGAAGCCCGCGCGTTCAACCAGGCCGTGGCGCCGTACAAGCAACAGATCCAACTGCTGACGCAGTTCCAGCAGACGCTGCCCGACGCACTGACCAACGTGGCCAGCCGCTAGACGGCGCGCCACAGCAAACGTCCCGAAAGGCGGCCCGTGCACACTCTGCCGGCCGCCTTTTTTCTTTCTTCGAGGCGCTCGTGAGTTCCACCGTACCTGTATTGCCCGCCAGCACGGCACTCTATATCGGCTTGATGTCCGGCACCAGCGTGGATGGCGTGGACGGCGTGCTGGTGCGCTTGGGCGACACCCAAGCACCGCAGGTGCTGTCCAGCGCCAGCCTGCCCATGCCGGAAAACCTGCGGCGCGAGCTCTTGGCGTTGAACCGGTCTGGCGACGACGAACTGGCGCGCGCCAGCCTTGCCGCCAATGCACTGGCCAGGCTGTATGCCCAAGCCGTGACCGGCTTGCTGCAAGACGCGGGGCTGCATGCCCGCGATGTGACCGCCATTGGCGCCCACGGCCAGACCGTCAGGCACCGTCCGGACAGCGGCTACACCGTGCAACTCAACGCGCCCGCGCTGCTCGCAGAACTGAGCGGCATCGACGTGGTGGCGGATTTCCGCAGCCGCGACGTGGCGGCGGGCGGCCAGGGCGCGCCACTGGTTCCGCCCTTTCACGCCGCAATCTTCGGCGCGCCGCAAGGCCGCGCCGTCCTGAATCTGGGCGGCATCGCCAACGTCACGCTGCTCGCGCCCGACCAGCCCGTAAGAGGCTTCGATACGGGGCCTGCCAATGTCTTTCTGGATGCGTGGTGCCAACGGCATCTGGGGCTGCCCTATGACGCTGATGGCCGCTGGGCCGCGACGGGCAAGGTCATCGCCCCCTTGCTTGAACAGTTGATCGCCAGCGAGCCCTGGTTCGCCCTGCCGGCGCCCAAATCCACCGGACGCGACCTGTTCAACCTGCAATGGCTGGATGACCGTCTGGCGGCCTTTGACGGCCCCACGCCGGCGCCCCAGGACGTGCAGGCCACGTTGCAGCGCCTTACGGCCCGAACCGTTGCCAACGCCATCGACGCGGCCGCCGCGCACACGCAGGAAGTTTTCGTCTGCGGAGGTGGCGCCCGCAACGCCGGCCTTATGCAGGAACTGGCGTATTGCCTGCAGCGACCCGTGCACCCGACCGACGTGCTCGGCGTGCCGGCGCAGCAAGTGGAGGCGCTGGCGTTCGCATGGCTGGCGCAGGCCTTCGTCCAACGCAAGCCCGCCGGGCAGCCGGCGGTGACGGGGGCTCGCGGCCCGCGGATTCTGGGTGCGCTGTATCCGGCATAGCAACACCCGGGGCGCCCTGAGCGCCCTATGCGCGCATCGCGTACGCGTATTCCGTCACCCCATGCAAAAAGCCCTTCGGCATGCCGAAGGGCTTTTACTTTCCTGCCAGGGCGGTTAGACCGAGAACGAGGAACCGCAGCCGCAGGTGGTGCTGGCGTTGGGGTTGCGGATGACGAACTGGGCGCCTTCCAGGTCTTCCTTGTAGTCGATCTCAGCACCGACCAGATATTGGAAGCTCATCGGGTCAACCAGCAGTTGAACGCCAGCCTTGTCCAGCACGGTGTCGTCTTCGTTCACAACTTCATCAAACGTGAAGCCGTATTGAAAGCCCGAACAGCCGCCACCTTGGACGAAGACGCGCAGCTTCAGGTCGGGGTTGCCTTCTTCCGCCAGCAAATCCTTCACTTTGGCGGCAGCCGAGTCGGTAAATACCAAGGGCACAGGCGGGGCGGCCTGAAGATCGACGGTTTCGGTTACTGCATTCATGGTTCACTCCTGGCCGGATCGGCCATATTTCGGTGAGCGGCAACGGCGCTCGCATGGTGTCACTATAGCGCAGGGCTTGACTAGACTCAAAGTTCGAGTTTGACACTTCGCGTGGCGCGGACGGTTTCGCCTTCCAGGACGCTGACGGTCACGCTTTCGGGGACAAATCCCTCGGGGATCGCCAGGATGCCCTGGCTGCGTTGGTACTGATCAAATTGCAAGGCCAGCAACGCTGCTGACGTCGACTCGGCGGCGGCCGAGGCCGATACCGGGCCGGTTTCGGCCTTGACCTGCATGGGGGCAAGTTCCACCGTGACGGTCTCGCCCTTGAGCACACCCGTGGCCTGGAACCGCAGCGCGCCCGCGAAAGAAGCGCCGCCATTGCGGCCGCTGCGCATCAGCAGCACTTTGTAGCGCAAACCACCGCCTTCACGGTCGATCTGCACCCCTCGTATATCCACGGACCCTTCCGGCCCGGCGGGCAAGAGCTGCTCGTAGAACGCCAGTTGGTCGCGCACCCGACCGACCTCAGCCTGGGCGGTGCGTAGCTGGGTTTCAAGCTCTTGGCGTGCCGCGCGCTCGATGACGAGTTCGCCGTCCGCCGTATCCAACTGGCCTTGGGTGTAACGCAACTGCGCGCCCTGCTGGCGCATGGCTTCGGCCTGCTCTTCAACCTGTTGCCTGCTGATGACTACCGCGTCTTGTGGCCGTGCTTGCCACTGCGCGTAGCCATAGCCGGCGGCGCCACCTACCAATACGCCTATCAGCAGCCCCGCAATCGCGCGCAGCAACCCCCTCGCGGAGCGAGGTTGCGGGCCGGGGGGTGTGGAGTCGACTGGCATAAAGCGAGCGGGGCCGGCGACACACGCCGCCAGCCCGTGCAAAGCCTCAAGGCAGAATGGCCACCTGGTCCAGACCCGTGGACTCCGCAACGCCGAACATCAAATTCATGTTCTGCACCGCTTGGCCAGCGGCGCCCTTGACCAGGTTGTCCTGGACGACCATGACGATCAATTGGTCACCATTGCCCGGTCGGCTGAGCGCAATCCGCAGGTTGTTGGACGCGCGCACCGAACGGGTTTCGGGCAGGCTGCCTGCGGGCATGACGTCAACGAACGGCTCATTGGCGTAGCGCGCTTCAAACAGCGCCTGGAAGTCTGTGTCGCGGGCCTCGGGCAGGATGCGGGCGTACAGGGTGGAGAACATGCCACGGATCATCGGCACCAGGTGCGGCACGAACGTCAGCCCAACCTTGCCCCCGGCGATCTTCTCCAACTGGGCAACGATTTCCGGATGATGCCGATGGCCGGACACGCCATAAGCCTTGAAATTGTCGGACGCTTCCGAGAACAGGGAGCCCACTTCCGCCTTGCGGCCCGCACCCGACACGCCGGATTTGCAATCGGCGATCAGCGTTTGCGCATCCACCAACGACTTGCCGCCTTCCAGCAGCGGGGCCAGGCCCAACAGCACCGTGGTCGGGTAGCAACCGGGGTTGCCGATGACACGGGCCTTGGCGATGGCGTCGCGGTTCAGTTCCACCAAGCCATACTGGGATTCAGCCAGGATGTCGGGGCACGTGTGGGGAATCTTGTACCAGCGTTCGAACGTGGGGATGTCTTGCAGGCGGAAATCAGCGGCCAGGTCGATGACGCGGGTGCCCGCGGCAATCAGTTCCTGGGCTTGCGCCATGGCGACGCCATGAGGCGTGGCAAAGAACACCACGTCGCAGTCAGTCAGCGACGCTTTTTCCGGCGCGGAGAAGGCCAGGTTCACGCGGCCTCGCAGGTTCGGGTACATATCAGCAACCGGCAACCCGTCTTCCTTGCGGGACGTGATGGCGGTCAATTCCACATTGGGATGCTGCGACAGCAAGCGCAACAGCTCGACGCCGGTATAACCGGTGCCGCCGACAATACCAACCTTGATACGGGTATTCGATGCTTGGGCCATGATAGGTATGAACTCTTCGTAGGACGAAAACAGATTGTATCGCCCGGAGAATACAGGGTTGCGCCGACGCGAGCATCGCGATGGGCGATCTGGATTCATCCGACCGGAAAAGGTGGGGCGGAGTTCCGCGTTGCCGAAGGCGGACGGGGCGAATCCGACACCCTGCCATCATCACCGCCCAAAAACAAAAAACCCGCCGAAGCGGGTTTTTTGCAGCAACATTAACGCTTGCTGAACTGCTTGCGACGACGTGCCTTGCGGAAGCCGACCTTCTTACGTTCGACTTCACGGGCATCGCGGGTCACAAAGCCAGCTTGCGACAGTGCGGGCTTCAGGGTCGCGTCGTAGTCGATCAGGGCACGCGTGATGCCGTGACGGACTGCGCCAGCCTGGCCGGTTTCACCGCCGCCGTGGACGTTGACTTTGATGTCGAACGATTCCAGGTGGCCGGTCAGTTCCAGCGGTTGGCGCACGATCATGCGACCAGTTTCGCGGGCGAAGAAATCGTCAACGGGCTTGCCGTTGACAACGATCTTACCCGTGCCCTTCTTGATGAAAACGCGAGCCACCGAAGTTTTGCGACGGCCGGTTCCGTAATTCCAGTTACCGATCATGGCGTTTCCTTAGATATCCAGCGTCTTGGGCTGCTGGGCGGTGTGCGGGTGCTCGGCACCAGCATAGACCTTCAGCTTCTTGATCATGGCGTAGCCCAGAGGACCCTTGGGCAGCATGCCCTTGACGGCCTTCTGAATGGCGCGACCGGGAAAACGCTCTTGCATTTTCTCGAAGTTCGTTTCGCGGATACCGCCCGGGTACGTGGTGTGGCGGAAGTACTTCTTGTCCTTCGCCTTGGTACCGGTAACGACGATATCGGAAGCGTTGATGATGACGATGTAATCGCCAGTATCAACGTGCGGCGTGAATTCAGGTTTGTGCTTGCCACGCAGACGACGTGCGACTTCGCTGGCCACACGACCGAGGACTTTGCCCTTGGCGTCGATCACAAACCAGTCACGTTGGACTTCATGCGGCTTGGCCACAAAGGTCTTCATGATGGTTCCTAAGAATAAAAAGTTCTTGCTGGCTAGAACGTCTAGCCAGTGTTCTTTCCCCAACTGGGCAAAACCTGATGAACTGAAACCACGAATTTTGGTTCGGGTTTTTGTCTTTGGTTTTGCCTTTATCGACGTCCCGCCTAAGCGTTATTACCCGCCCGTGCAATGGTCAAAATGAGGGAAAGCCTGAAATTCTAACACGGCTGCTCAAAGATTGGGCAAGCGAAAAGAACTCAGGCAGCGGCTGGCCGCAAGCAACGTTGCAGCCAGCGCACATGCAAATCCGGGGACAAAACCCCGAAACGCGAGGCGCGGTCAGGCGCCCAGATACGCTTCCAGCACCCGCGGATGGCCCAGCAATTCGCGGCCCGTGCCCGTCAGCGCCATCGCGCCGTTTTCCAGCACATAGCCGCTTTGGGCAATCTTCAGCGCCTGGCGCACGTTCTGCTCCACCAGGAACAGGGTCAGGCCATCGGCGTTGATGGCGCGCAGCGAACGGAAGATTTCCTGCACGACGATCGGCGCCAGCCCCATCGACGGTTCGTCCAGCAGCAGCAGGCGCGGCTTGGCCATCAAGGCCCGGCCGATGGCCAGCATCTGTTGTTCGCCGCCCGACAGGTTGCCAGCGATACCCGTGATCCGTTCCTTCAGGCGCGGAAACAGGTTGAACACGTATTCCAGGTCGGGACCCACGTTCTTCAGGCCCCGGCGGTAGGCGCCCAGTTCCAGGTTTTCCTGCACCGTCATGGTGGTCAGGATGGCCCGGCCCTCAGGCACCTGCACGATGCCGCGCGCCACCAGTTGATGGGGCGCCAGGTTGGTGATGTCTTCGCCTTCGAACAGGACGCGGCCGCGCGCCTTGGGCAACAGGCCCGACAGCGCCAGCAGCGTGGTCGACTTGCCGGCGCCATTGGCGCCGACCAGGGCGGTGATCTCGTTGGCGTTCAGGTCCAGATCGATGCCGCGGACGGCTTCGATATGGCCGTAGTTGACCTCGAGCCCGCGGACTTCAAGCATCGCGCTCATTGTGCAACCTCCGCGCAACGCGCTACGGTATTCGTCTTGGGAGCGGCCCGGCGACTCATTTGGCGGCCTCCACTTGTTCGGTGTCTTCGTCGTCTTCGCGGCCCAGATAGGCCTCGATGACCTGCTCGTTGTTGCGAATTTCGTCAGGGCCGCCGCAAGCGATGATCTTGCCGAAGTTCAACACCGCGATGCGCTCGCACAAGCCCATGACAAAGCGCATGTCGTGCTCGATCATCAGGATGGTGTAGCCGCGATCACGAATGGCGAGGATCTCGCGCATGAGTTCGGCGCGTTCGTTGGTGTTCATGCCCGCAACCGGCTCATCCAGCAACAGCAGCTTGGGCTCGGTGGCCAGCGCGCGCGCCAGCTCCAGGCGGCGCTGTTCGCCGTAAGACAGGTTGTCGGCCAGATCATTGGCCTTGTGATCCAGGCGCATCCACGTCAGCAGTTCATGCGCGCGTTCGCGGGCGCGCTTTTCGTGCTCGCGATAGCCCGGCAGGCCCAGCAGCAGGCTGGGGAAGCCGTAGTTCATGTGCCGGTAGGCGCCGACCACCACGTTCTCCAGCAGCGTCATCTCTTTGAAGAGACGAATGTTCTGGAACGTACGGGCAATGCCCATGCGCGTGATGCTGTGCGGCTTCTTGGCCAGTACGCTTTGGCCCTGGAACGTGATGGTGCCGCCGCTGGGCGGCAACAGGCCGGTGATCAGGTTGAATACCGTGGTCTTGCCGGCGCCGTTGGGGCCGATCAAGCCGAAGATGGAGCCTTCGGGCACGGACAGACTGACGTCGTGCAGCACATGCAGGCCGCCGAAGCTCTTGGAGACGGAGGAAAGCTCAAGCATGGCGCTTGCCTCCCTGGCCACCCTGGCCGTGACGCATCCAGCGCTTGAAGCGCGCCGGATCCCAGATGCCTTGCGGCAGGAACAACACAATCACCACCAGAATCACTCCGTTGGCGACCAGGCGCAGATCCGCAAAACCGCGCAGCAATTCCGGCAGCACGGTAATGATGAAGCTGCCCAGCACGGGACCGGCCAAGCCGCCGATGCCGCCCAGGATGGCCATGGTCAGGATTTCAACACCACGGTCAAAGCCGTATTCATTGGGGCCGATGAAGAAGGTCAGGTGCGCGTTCAAGGCGCCGGCCAGGCCCGCGATCATCGCGCCGGCCACGAACGCCAGCATCTTGTTGGCGCGCACGTCGATGCCCATCAAGCCGGCCGCCGTTTCGTCGCCACGGATGGCGTCGAACGAGCGTCCGATCTTGGAAGCGCGAACGCGCCACAGCACGAACAGGACGATGACCACCGCCAGCACCACATGCCACCACTGCGTCAGTTGCGGAATGCCGTTCAGGCCCAGCGCGCCGCCGGTGATGGAATCGGTGTTCAGGATGGTGACGCGCACCACTTCGCCGAAGCCCAGCGTGGCCATGGCCAGATAGACCCCTGACAATCGCAAGGTCGGCAAGCCGATCAACGCCGCCACCAACGCGGGCGCGGCCATGCCCCCGGCAAGCGCAACAGTGAACGGGGCGTCATAGTTCATGGTGAGCAGCGCGGCGGTATACGCCCCGATGCCCATGAAGGCGGCGTTGGCCATGGCCAACATGCCGCAGGCCAGGGTCAGCCAGATGGAGAGGGCCAGCAACGCGTTGGTGCCCAGCGTGAGCACCAGGTTGCCGTAGATGGCCCAGAAGTTTTCGAATCCGCTCATTCTTTAAGCCTTGCGTTGAACCACTTTGCCGAACAGACCTTGCGGGCGCACCAGCAGGATCAGGAACAGCAGGCCGAAAGCCACCGCGTCGCGCATGGTGGAGCCGATATAGGCCACCGACAGCACCTCGGCGAATCCCAGGAACAGACCGCCCAGCATGGCGCCGCGTATGTCGCCCATGCCGCCCAGGATGATGACCGCGATGCCCTTGTGCAGCATCGGCTGGCCCATCAGCGGGAACAGCGCGTTCGAGTACAGGCCGATCAGCACGCCGGCCACGCCACCCAGGGCGGCAGCGGCGAACGAGGTCGTGACGAACAGCTTTTCAACGTTGATGCCCAGCAGCCAGGCGGCCTTGGGCGATTCGGCAATGGCGCGCAGCGCGCGGCCGAACTGCGTGCGGCGCATGACGTA containing:
- the tyrS gene encoding tyrosine--tRNA ligase, which translates into the protein MSPSEAPISPEVEADLRIAKRGCDELLVESEFARKLAKSRATGVPLRIKLGLDPTAPDIHLGHTVVLNKMRQLQDLGHNVIFLIGDFTSTIGDPSGRNSTRPPLTREQIESNAKTYYAQASLVLDPARTEIRYNSEWCDPLGARGMIQLASRYTVARMMEREDFTKRFKGGIPISVHEFLYPLMQGYDSVALKSDLELGGTDQKFNLLVGRELQKEYGQEPQCILTMPLLVGTDGVEKMSKSKGNYIGISESPDSMFGKLMSISDTLMWRYFELLSFRSLEDIAALKQETDGGRNPRDAKVMLAQEIITRFHSAKAADDALASFEARFRDGAIPEDMPEVNIGGAPVGILKLLREAGLVASGSEAQRNVEQGGVRVNGDRVEDKSLQLPAGTYVVQVGKRKFARVNLNP
- a CDS encoding M23 family metallopeptidase, which translates into the protein MNRGLHELASSIKRKVAALFAPVEPKPHRSGLFRRTLLVTAIGLFAGAAALGMVQQPDRSELPPSRIIQSILPLTAEQVEVSTPSAAPYISETRIRPGDTLSAVLQRLELDAPNLQSFLTHDASARSIYKLYPGRSVQAATDEQGNLVWLRYIHTPGNESDGQVVTRMLHVAPSGDSYKAEEVTESTDRQTRVAVGTIKSSLFGATDGAGIPDSVTMQMADILSAKIDFLRDLRQGDQFRVVYEVRSHDGRYAGAGRVLALEFINGGKTYNAVWFSPDEKSGSYYDFDGTSLRGAFLRTALKFSRISSTFGMRMHPIHKTWTGHKGVDYAAPSGTPIHATADGTVEFSGWQNGYGNVVIVKHHGQYSTLYAHQSRIAAGITKGSKISQGQLLGYVGSTGWATGPHLHYEFRVNNVPIDPLSVDLPVARALEPAEARAFNQAVAPYKQQIQLLTQFQQTLPDALTNVASR
- a CDS encoding anhydro-N-acetylmuramic acid kinase produces the protein MSSTVPVLPASTALYIGLMSGTSVDGVDGVLVRLGDTQAPQVLSSASLPMPENLRRELLALNRSGDDELARASLAANALARLYAQAVTGLLQDAGLHARDVTAIGAHGQTVRHRPDSGYTVQLNAPALLAELSGIDVVADFRSRDVAAGGQGAPLVPPFHAAIFGAPQGRAVLNLGGIANVTLLAPDQPVRGFDTGPANVFLDAWCQRHLGLPYDADGRWAATGKVIAPLLEQLIASEPWFALPAPKSTGRDLFNLQWLDDRLAAFDGPTPAPQDVQATLQRLTARTVANAIDAAAAHTQEVFVCGGGARNAGLMQELAYCLQRPVHPTDVLGVPAQQVEALAFAWLAQAFVQRKPAGQPAVTGARGPRILGALYPA
- the erpA gene encoding iron-sulfur cluster insertion protein ErpA, which gives rise to MNAVTETVDLQAAPPVPLVFTDSAAAKVKDLLAEEGNPDLKLRVFVQGGGCSGFQYGFTFDEVVNEDDTVLDKAGVQLLVDPMSFQYLVGAEIDYKEDLEGAQFVIRNPNASTTCGCGSSFSV
- a CDS encoding DUF6776 family protein, encoding MPVDSTPPGPQPRSARGLLRAIAGLLIGVLVGGAAGYGYAQWQARPQDAVVISRQQVEEQAEAMRQQGAQLRYTQGQLDTADGELVIERAARQELETQLRTAQAEVGRVRDQLAFYEQLLPAGPEGSVDIRGVQIDREGGGLRYKVLLMRSGRNGGASFAGALRFQATGVLKGETVTVELAPMQVKAETGPVSASAAAESTSAALLALQFDQYQRSQGILAIPEGFVPESVTVSVLEGETVRATRSVKLEL
- the argC gene encoding N-acetyl-gamma-glutamyl-phosphate reductase is translated as MAQASNTRIKVGIVGGTGYTGVELLRLLSQHPNVELTAITSRKEDGLPVADMYPNLRGRVNLAFSAPEKASLTDCDVVFFATPHGVAMAQAQELIAAGTRVIDLAADFRLQDIPTFERWYKIPHTCPDILAESQYGLVELNRDAIAKARVIGNPGCYPTTVLLGLAPLLEGGKSLVDAQTLIADCKSGVSGAGRKAEVGSLFSEASDNFKAYGVSGHRHHPEIVAQLEKIAGGKVGLTFVPHLVPMIRGMFSTLYARILPEARDTDFQALFEARYANEPFVDVMPAGSLPETRSVRASNNLRIALSRPGNGDQLIVMVVQDNLVKGAAGQAVQNMNLMFGVAESTGLDQVAILP
- the rpsI gene encoding 30S ribosomal protein S9, translated to MIGNWNYGTGRRKTSVARVFIKKGTGKIVVNGKPVDDFFARETGRMIVRQPLELTGHLESFDIKVNVHGGGETGQAGAVRHGITRALIDYDATLKPALSQAGFVTRDAREVERKKVGFRKARRRKQFSKR
- the rplM gene encoding 50S ribosomal protein L13, with amino-acid sequence MKTFVAKPHEVQRDWFVIDAKGKVLGRVASEVARRLRGKHKPEFTPHVDTGDYIVIINASDIVVTGTKAKDKKYFRHTTYPGGIRETNFEKMQERFPGRAIQKAVKGMLPKGPLGYAMIKKLKVYAGAEHPHTAQQPKTLDI
- a CDS encoding ABC transporter ATP-binding protein; protein product: MSAMLEVRGLEVNYGHIEAVRGIDLDLNANEITALVGANGAGKSTTLLALSGLLPKARGRVLFEGEDITNLAPHQLVARGIVQVPEGRAILTTMTVQENLELGAYRRGLKNVGPDLEYVFNLFPRLKERITGIAGNLSGGEQQMLAIGRALMAKPRLLLLDEPSMGLAPIVVQEIFRSLRAINADGLTLFLVEQNVRQALKIAQSGYVLENGAMALTGTGRELLGHPRVLEAYLGA
- a CDS encoding ABC transporter ATP-binding protein; translated protein: MLELSSVSKSFGGLHVLHDVSLSVPEGSIFGLIGPNGAGKTTVFNLITGLLPPSGGTITFQGQSVLAKKPHSITRMGIARTFQNIRLFKEMTLLENVVVGAYRHMNYGFPSLLLGLPGYREHEKRARERAHELLTWMRLDHKANDLADNLSYGEQRRLELARALATEPKLLLLDEPVAGMNTNERAELMREILAIRDRGYTILMIEHDMRFVMGLCERIAVLNFGKIIACGGPDEIRNNEQVIEAYLGREDDEDTEQVEAAK
- a CDS encoding branched-chain amino acid ABC transporter permease, which encodes MSGFENFWAIYGNLVLTLGTNALLALSIWLTLACGMLAMANAAFMGIGAYTAALLTMNYDAPFTVALAGGMAAPALVAALIGLPTLRLSGVYLAMATLGFGEVVRVTILNTDSITGGALGLNGIPQLTQWWHVVLAVVIVLFVLWRVRASKIGRSFDAIRGDETAAGLMGIDVRANKMLAFVAGAMIAGLAGALNAHLTFFIGPNEYGFDRGVEILTMAILGGIGGLAGPVLGSFIITVLPELLRGFADLRLVANGVILVVIVLFLPQGIWDPARFKRWMRHGQGGQGGKRHA